In Chanodichthys erythropterus isolate Z2021 chromosome 18, ASM2448905v1, whole genome shotgun sequence, the following are encoded in one genomic region:
- the LOC137006234 gene encoding uncharacterized protein isoform X1 yields MNCTSFLYNELYCGGKYLGCIVQALYISLFYFFERTERRHHGGGRGQMFTGVQEAAIVNLVLENNEIRLREIQSHIIQDNTLFNNIQRVRLSTLARILKRNQIRMKQLYKVPFERNSQRNKEFRRAYVDGVLEMDAHAIPHEFIFIDEAGFNLAKTRRRGRNLIGHRAIIDVPGQRGGNITMCAAISNMHGVLHRHAKLGPYNTAHILTFLDRLHNILIPPERMNDADHQRNRYVVVWDNVSFHRAAPVQNWFVDHPTFLVQYLPPYSPFLNPIEEFFSAWRWKVYDRQPFVRMPLVQAMEEACDEIDVGAIQGWIRHSRRFFPRCLAREDIACDVDEALWPDPAVRQDAA; encoded by the exons atgaactgtacaagtttcctgtacaatgaactctactgtgggggaaaatatttaggctgcattgtccaagccctatatatatctttattttattttttcgaaaggactgagagacgacaccatggtggaggaaggggccaaatgttcaccggggtacaggaagctgccattgtaaacttggttttggaaaataatgaaatcagattacgagaaattcaaagccacatcatccaagacaacaccttattcaacaacattcaacgagttcgtctgtccacattggctcgcattctcaagcgaaaccaaatcagaatgaaacaactttataaggtgccgtttgagagaaactctcaaagaaacaaagagttcagacgagcatatgtggat ggagtactggaaatggatgctcatgcaatcccacatgagttcatctttatagatgaggctgggttcaacctagcaaagaccagaagaagagggagaaacctcattggccacagagccattatagatgttcctggccaacgtggtgggaacatcacaatgtgcgctgccatctccaatatgcatggtgtcctccaccgtcatgccaaacttggaccatacaacacagcccatattctcacatttctggacagacttcacaacattctcataccaccagagcgtatgaatgatgcagaccatcaaagaaaccggtacgttgtagtatgggacaatgtgagctttcatcgtgcagccccagtccaaaactggtttgttgaccacccaacatttcttgtgcaatacctcccaccatactcaccatttctgaaccccatagaagaattcttttcggcatggcggtggaaggtatacgaccggcagccctttgtgcgcatgcctcttgtgcaggccatggaagaggcatgtgatgagattgatgtgggtgcaattcagggatggataaggcactcaaggcgcttcttccctcgatgtctggcaagggaagatattgcctgtgatgttgacgaggcgttgtggccagacccggctgtgcggcaagatgctgcctaa
- the LOC137006234 gene encoding myelin and lymphocyte protein-like isoform X2, with translation MASSVSAMPSGTKIFTTMPDILFIPEFVFGGLVWTLVASTHVVPDNPLGWVMFVSLFCFLITTLWFFIFITGINQSSIWPGLDVGYHAISAFFYLSAAVLLANVTIGKQGQGKVYQLDIAAVVMAFIVTLLYLIHAILSALRWKSS, from the exons atggctTCTTCAGTGAGCGCGATGCCCAGTGGCACTAAGATTTTCACCACTATGCCTGATATTCTCTTCATTCCAGAGTTT GTGTTTGGTGGATTGGTGTGGACCCTGGTGGCCTCCACCCATGTGGTCCCAGACAATCCTCTGGGCTGGGTCATGTTCGTGTCCCTTTTCTGCTTCCTTATCACCACTCTTTGGTTCTTCATATTTATTACTGGCATAAACCAAAGCAGCATCTGGCCTGGCTTG GATGTTGGATATCATGCCATTTCCGCATTCTTTTATCTGAGTGCTGCAGTGCTTTTGGCTAATGTCACAATCGGTAAACAAGGACAGGGTAAAGTGTACCAGCTAGACATTGCTGCTGTG GTGATGGCTTTCATTGTCACATTACTGTACCTGATTCATGCAATCCTCTCTGCTCTCCGATGGAAGTCCTCTTGA
- the nphp1 gene encoding nephrocystin-1 — MPPKRRGPLQTVQRETDDIKRKVDALVQQAAKPDASDRTETFERCKELQRAVDEIINTLKKLSKADEPAPVGNYDQCKRDEEKRLLTLHERLQSLGFQLQPPDDEMAGPSSSQTEQESDEENSDEKDEISEDEDADEEVHDDDDDDDADSDDEDTEIGQTSTGQGPVSYVAISAFTGEEEGDLSIQKGEVLKVLSKNKDGWWLAQNSNGQKGLVPKTFLKMSSPQDSERENEDDGESEEEPEESDITSSKTSNWNTIRKAVTEIDATDVLSAMGAIPPGFRPSTLSRLLEEGTSYRASHFIQPKLSQSQLSFKDLHMDPDTGKVHGRPSRVSLTLTLWSCRMIPPPGVGLQVLSRHVRLCAFNGTQVLSNIHTVRATYNPKSPKTWSFSPRMTGMLPCLLDGDCFLRCDSESPDLGILFELGVTYIRNSTGERGDLSCGWAFLKLFDESGAPIALRTQELTIHGGTPFERDTDMDTTSTKRGYPTGVFQQMLLSRKMPKLVVKIKSVNTRSRLLLNLLPDTIVGSLSTVHLLATYRQILADALLLDRVTMCNADLICSSVLASFPDVLDQPDLMDAFRKSWTESESNLRRSDKRDINVLKQMFARIYMGSVFQLLYSAEMPAPCWADEEVESQRARIIYSPSQKIAVETMLSSQCSHQAFDITQVTYDLISRVQH, encoded by the exons ATGCCTCCGAAAAGGAGAGGACCACTTCAGACGGTCCAACGAGAGACGGATGACATCAAGAGAAAG GTGGATGCTTTGGTGCAGCAGGCTGCCAAACCAGACGCGTCAGATAGGACGGAGACCTTTGAGAG GTGCAAAGAGTTACAACGTGCAGTGGATGAAATTATAAATACTCTGAAGAAATTATCAAAA GCAGATGAGCCGGCTCCAGTGGGGAACTATGACCAGTGTAAGAGGGACGAGGAGAAGCGTTTGTTGACTTTACATGAGCGTCTACAGTCTCTAGGTTTTCAGCTGCAGCCTCCGGATGATGA GATGGCCGGACCTAGTTCTTCCCAGACAGAACAGGAGAGCGATGAGGAAAATAGTGATGAAAAAGATGAGATCTCTGAGGATGAAGATGCAGATGAAGAAgtgcatgatgatgatgatgatgatgatgctgaCAGTGATGACGAGGATACAGAAATCGGTCAAACTAGCACAGGACAGGGACCTGTTTCCTATGTTGCTATTAGTGCGTTTACAGGAGAAGAAGAAGGGGACCTCAGCATCCAA AAAGGAGAGGTTTTGAAAGTTCTCTCTAAGAATAAGGATGGATGGTGGCTGGCTCAGAACTCAAATGGTCAGAAGGGCCTGGTGCCTAAAACCTTTCTGAAG ATGTCTTCTCCGCAGGAtagtgagagagagaatgaagATGATGGGGAGAGTGAGGAGGAACCGGAGGAGTCTGACATAACGTCCAG CAAAACATCCAACTGGAACACAATCCGGAAGGCTGTTACTGAG ATAGATGCTACTGATGTGCTGTCAGCGATGGGTGCCATCCCTCCAGGCTTCAGACCTTCCACTCTCTCCAGACTCCTAGAGGAAG GGACATCTTACAGAGCAAGCCACTTCATTCAGCCCAAGCTTAGCCAATCACAGCTCTCCTTTAAAGATCTCCATATGGACCCAGACACAGGCAAG GTTCACGGGCGCCCGTCTAGAGTGAGTTTAACCCTGACCCTGTGGAGTTGTAGAATGATCCCACCCCCCGGGGTCGGGTTGCAGGTGCTCAGCAGGCACGTTCGGCTTTGTGCTTTTAACGGAACccag GTTTTGAGTAACATTCACACAGTCAGAGCCACTTACAACCCCAAGAGCCCCAAGACCTGGAGTTTTTCTCCACGG ATGACTGGGATGCTTCCCTGCCTACTGGATGGAGACTGTTTTCTACGTTGTGACTCTGAATCTCCTGATCTTGGAATTCTGTTTGAATTGGGTGTAACCTACATAAGAAAT TCCACAGGGGAGAGAGGAGATCTCAGCTGTGGCTGGGCATTCCTTAAACTGTTTGATGAAAGTGGAGCCCCCATTGCTCTACg GACACAAGAGCTCACTATTCATGGTGGCACACCATTTGAGAGAGACACTGATATGGATACCACATCTACCAAGAGAG GTTATCCCACTGGTGTGTTTCAGCAGATGTTGCTGTCCAGGAAGATGCCTAAACTTGTTGTTAAGATCAAATCAGTAAACACACGCAGCAGACTGCTTCTGAA TCTGCTGCCAGACACTATAGTAGGAAGTCTGTCCACAGTCCACCTCCTGGCAACATATAGGCAAATACTCGCTGATGCTCTTCTACTGGACAGAGTAACCATGTGTAATGCAG ATCTGATCTGCAGCTCAGTTCTAGCCTCCTTCCCTGATGTTCTAGATCAGCCAGACCTGATGGATGCGTTTAGG AAATCATGGACCGAATCAGAGAGTAACCTGAGAAGATCCGATAAG AGAGATATCAATGTGTTAAAGCAGATGTTTGCGAGGATTTATATGGGCAGTGTATTTCAATTATTATACTCTGCGGAAATGCCCGCTCCCTGCTGGGCGGACGAAGAAGTGGAGTCTCAACGTGCTCGTATCATATACAGCCCTTCCCAAAAAATCGCAGTAGAAACTATGCTGTCCTCCCAATGCTCACATCAAGCCTTTGACATCACACAGGTCACCTATGACCTCATCAGCAGAGTCCAGCACTGA